CTACGTACACCATTCTCtaaatcttctttaattttggcaaattgtGCATCTCGAAGAGCATTTCTTCTCTTACAAGAGCCTCCAACAACAGTTACTAAATTActaaccacataaaaaaatttagcaatgttaatgtgatttttagtaACGGCAACAAGTATCAATTGAAGTTGATGAGCAAAACAATGGACATAAAATGTTGActtattctttttcaaaattaaagttttgagacCATTGATATCAACTTGCATATTATTAGCCCCGTCATAACCTTGCCCACGTAGTTTCGATAAACTCAAATTATGTTCACAAAGTTAACATTCAATAGCATATTTGAGTAACAAAGCGGTAGTACTTGCTACATGTACAATACCAAGGAACCACTTTATAATAATCCTTTTTTTGTTCACATAACAAAGAACGAGGGCCATTTGCTCTTTCACTGAGATATCACGCGACTCATCaattaatattgaaaagaacCTATTGTCAAGATCCTTGATAATGGCTTTGGATGTTTCACATGCAATTGCATTCACAATGTCTTTTGAATATCATGGTGGGTAAACTTGCAATTTTTTGGAGCTTTTTGCAACAATTCATTGATAGATTCATTGTGATCCTCCAAAAATTGTAGAAGCTGAAGGGAATTTCCTTTATCACTTGAACCTTGAGATTCATCGTGACCGCGAAAAGCTAATCCCTGATATAAAAGGAATCTTATGCAATCAActattgcatttaattgaacctgatattcaattttatcttgatttgattGCTTAACTAAAACACTTTGAATGTGTTGCTTTTCCTTCATTAGATCTTCACTCTTCTTGACAGCTTGGTTATGAGCACCATTAACTCCTCCAACATGGGAatttaacttctttttcttattccaaagtttgaatcccttcaTTACAAAAGTCTCACCTCCTCCTTGCTTACCAACATCTTGCCCAAATAGGtagcaatataaacaaaatactgCATCCTTGTCTATACTATATTCCAACCACTTTCTATTTACATACCTTTCGGATCTAAATCGACGGGGTTTTCCAGAAAAATATGATAGAGGGTAATCATCAAGGTTTTGGAAAACAGGTTGACAAGGgcctttttgtaaataatatcttcttatttcatcatgATTATTAGGATGATAAGATGATATATTTTCTCGTAGCCTAAGATCTGAAGGAAGATTTTTTAAGTTAAAGTCAACACTAATTcgcttagaagatgaagatgaatcttgcaCATGAGATGAATCTTGGGTACGTGGTTTTCTTATTAAATATTTGTTCATAATTCtagtaaaagaataaacaataaaatataagttcatttgaaatattaataaaattattaattattgttgtttagttgtttcattaatttgtttgtcttttataaactataatttgttatattgttgtttcattaattataaaattattaattgttatttaacCTAACATagtaacataatttaatttgtttgtcttttataatctatttgttaattaaattattaattattgtttattagttgcttcccccaattaattattagttaattaaatgATTGTTTATTAGTTTTACTACTGCACTAGAACACAGCCACACACCTCATATGCATTCACCCCAACCCCATGCCCCCATCCACCCCCGAATTCAATAGACAAGCCCTAATGCCCCATGGCCCCCAATCACAAGACTAGAGCCAATTAGATGAAGCCAATTAATTGTATCTCACGATTCTTACCAAAagacaccaacaccaacactaaaagaCAAGTAATTGTATCTCACCAACACCAAAACCAACGGATAAAGCCAaagcaaatattaataaagttataaataaaGCTAAGCAAAAGCAACAGACAATCACAGTGACAAATAGAGAATCAGATAAAgtcttaaagagagagagagagagagagagtctcatttcataatttcatttcactttcattcttcagataaagagagagagactgagacagagatgaaataccttgaggttGATGGAGCACTGGAGCAAGGAGGCTTGAGGTTGAGGGGTGGTGTTGTGGGGCACTAGGCAACACGTCGAGGCAAGGAAGACCGATCTCCGATCCGATGTGTTCTGCCATTCTGGAGCTTGAGTTTGAGGCCCAATTTGGCAATCTCCTTCTCCAATCCATTGGCTTGGCAGACTGCTGTTTTAGAGCTTTCAGTATATtgggttaggtttttttttttttttttttttttttttttttttttttcctttaggttaggtttctttctttcttcaacaTCTATTAGAGTTTGGTTGCACTGTCTGTTGGTTTATGATTTTAGTATATtaggtttttggttttggtttgtttttttttttctttttttttttttggagaattcGTGGGTTTgctacctataatttgttgggtttgctttaccttgtttttttctttagattgggTTCGCTTTACCgattgatgttgggctttttttccCAGGTGGGCttgctctgttacaatttttatttatttatttatttagattttagttcaaaattttttttgggctttttttttttttttgcttgaaagtagaacaaataaatttttattttattttattatttgagggtgttcctaattttttttaaagggtaaacaaataataaaaaaattaattattattattatatatatatattttttaggtCAGGGTGTTCTTGGGAACACCCAGGACTGAATGTGGCGCCGCCACTGGATGAAAAGGCATTAGTATATTGCTTCATGGAAATAAAAGAACTAATCAAGTATAAGAGACTTGGTTACAAATTACTCCTTGTAAAAATAAGATGGAGAATGGGATAATGAGTTTCAATACTTACAAGTTGCCTGTGTGACTTATCGTCAAACATTAACTTTGGTTTACTCTAGTTTTGAAGGACttctttatattatatgatgtGTCAGTTTGGCTAGATTATATTGCAATTTACAACTATAAGTTTGGGTAATTTTGATTTTCCCCTCTAACATGGCATAGTGCATGAGCTTACCATTAAATATAATGCCACATTAGCTCAAAACGATGTTGTTGTGAATAAATCAATTGAATCTTGGAATTATGGTTTATTGAGTCACCatcatatttaaatttaattaaatcttTCACAGTATTTCCATCAATCTATGATTTTTGATATCTCTCTATGATTTTCGATATTTCTCTCAATCAATTCAATCTTCTTCGTTTTTGGCCAAATTTAGCTattaatgataaattttttttttttttttttatataaataaatttaaggtTCTTTTGATTAATAATTCAGAAGGCCATTTTGATTGAGTGGAGTTAGTTTATGCAATAGAAAAGTAGCTGCCTTGATTGGGAAATCCTCGACATAGCAAATACAGACGCGCAATATTTATTTCTTGACTTGAAGTTTCTAAGAGCTAACCCATGATTGGGGCTAGGTGAGTTTGGTCCCCTTCTTTGCAATTGTGTGGGTGGCTCCCCTTCTT
The DNA window shown above is from Quercus lobata isolate SW786 chromosome 7, ValleyOak3.0 Primary Assembly, whole genome shotgun sequence and carries:
- the LOC115952023 gene encoding uncharacterized protein LOC115952023, with the translated sequence MAEHIGSEIGLPCLDVLPSAPQHHPSTSSLLAPVLHQPQDVGKQGGGETFVMKGFKLWNKKKKLNSHVGGVNGAHNQAVKKSEDLMKEKQHIQSVLVKQSNQDKIEYQGLAFRGHDESQGSSDKGNSLQLLQFLEDHNESINELLQKAPKNCNNLVTVVGGSCKRRNALRDAQFAKIKEDLENGVRRSGQGLNQETNFKRPGNTRWGSYYGTILNLILIFSAIVDVLEIIEEDVIDMQLQELNNRFSEANTDLLLCMACLNPRDSFVAFDKENLIRLAKFYPSDFLGTDILALDSQLQNYIFDMCNNDLFLELQGVSELAEKLVNTGKHET